The following proteins are encoded in a genomic region of Strix aluco isolate bStrAlu1 chromosome 23, bStrAlu1.hap1, whole genome shotgun sequence:
- the LOC141933775 gene encoding ATP-dependent RNA helicase DDX25-like isoform X2, translated as MAEGGDSGRWPGLVGSGLGPSRGPRGLVPLPASRPSLRRPTSAPSPPRRRDPVVCRRSGRGSEKDEDEEGEGEEEERVDLAEVSLLNKLIRTSLVESSHSVEILQQDPSSPLFSVKSFEELPLKKELLQGVYMMGFNRPSKIQEMALPIMLAYPPQNLIAQSQSGTGKTAAFVLAMLSRVNATEKYPQCLCLAPTYELALQIGCVIETIGRFCADVKVTYAVRGNRVRQGTRLEEQIVIGTPGTVLDWCFKYRLIEVKKIELFVLDEADIMIDTQGFSSQSIRIQRALPKDCQMLLFSATFKETVRAFAMRIISNPIVIKLRKDELTLSNIQQYFFMCRSREEKYRALCNIYGSITIGQAMIFCQTRRSADWLSMEMHQDGHQVAILTAELTVAQRASVIQRFRDGKEKVLIATNVCARGIDVQQVTIVVNFTLPTGQNKQPDFETYLHRIGRTGRFGKKGVAFSMVESQNVELVRMIEEHFRTKIKQLDPDNMDELEKLEN; from the exons ATGGCGGAGGGGGGAGACAGCGGCCGTTGGCCGGGGCTGGTGGGATCCGGGCTGGGCCCCTCCCGCGGTCCCCGGGGCCTCGTCCCCTTGCCCGCATCTCGCCCCTCTCTCCGCCGCCCCACAtcggccccctccccgccgcgccgccgcgaCCCCGTCGTCTGCCGCCGAT CAGGCCGCGGCAGTGAGAAGGACGAGGAcgaggagggagagggggaggaggaggagagag TGGACTTGGCGGAAGTCTCGCTGCTCAACAAGCTGATCCGCACGTCCCTCGTGGAGTCCAGCCACTCCGTGGAGATCCTGCAGCAGGACCCCAGCTCCCCGCTCTTCTCTGTCAAAAGCTTCGAAGAGCTGCCCCT gaagAAGGAGCTTTTGCAGGGGGTTTACATGATGGGCTTCAACAGACCATCCAAAATCCAGGAGATGGCTCTGCCGATCATGCTGGCATATCC GCCCCAAAATCTGATTGCCCAGAGCCAGTCAGGGAcagggaaaacagcagcttttgtcTTGGCGATGCTGAgcagagttaatgccactgagaAATACCCGCAG TGCCTCTGCTTGGCTCCCACCTACGAGCTGGCCCTGCAGATCGGGTGCGTGATCGAGACCATCGGGAGGTTTTGTGCTGATGTCAAGGTGACGTACGCTGTCCGGGGAAACAGAG TTCGGCAGGGCaccaggctggaggagcagatCGTCATCGGGACGCCGGGGACGGTGCTGGACTGGTGCTTCAAATACAGACTCATAGAGGTGAAGAAGATCGAGTTGTTCGTGCTGGATGAAGCCGACATCATGATTGACACTCAGGGCTTCTCCTCTCAAAGCATACGCATTCAGAG gGCTTTACCCAAGGACTGCCAGATGCTGCTGTTCTCAGCCACCTTCAAGGAAACCGTGCGGGCGTTCGCCATGCGGATAATCTCCAACCCCATCGTGATAAAGCTGCGCAAGGACGAGCTCACCCTGAGCAACATCCAGCAGTACTTCTTCatgtgcaggagcagggaggagaagtACAGAGCCCTCTGCAACATCTACGGCAGCATCACCATCGGCCAGGCAATGATCTTCTGCCAG ACTCGGAGGAGCGCAGACTGGCTGTCGATGGAGATGCACCAAGACGGGCACCAGGTCGCCATCCTGACGGCGGAGCTGACAGTAGCCCAGCGGGCCAGCGTCATCCAGCGCTTCCGCGACGGGAAGGAGAAGGTCCTCATCGCCACCAACGTCTGCGCCAGAG GGATCGACGTGCAGCAGGTCACCATTGTGGTGAACTTCACCCTCCCCACTGGGCAGAACAAGCAGCCGGATTTCGAGACCTACCTCCACCGCATCGGGCGAACGGGACGCTTTGGGAAGAAGGGCGTCGCCTTCAGCATGGTGGAAAGTCAGAACGTGGAGCTCGTGCGGATGATAGAGGAGCATTTCC ggaCCAAGATCAAGCAGCTGGACCCAGACAACATGGACGAGCTCGAGAAGCTTGAAAACTGA
- the LOC141933775 gene encoding ATP-dependent RNA helicase DDX25-like isoform X1 — protein sequence MAEGGDSGRWPGLVGSGLGPSRGPRGLVPLPASRPSLRRPTSAPSPPRRRDPVVCRRSGRGSEKDEDEEGEGEEEERVDLAEVSLLNKLIRTSLVESSHSVEILQQDPSSPLFSVKSFEELPLKKELLQGVYMMGFNRPSKIQEMALPIMLAYPPQNLIAQSQSGTGKTAAFVLAMLSRVNATEKYPQCLCLAPTYELALQIGCVIETIGRFCADVKVTYAVRGNRVRQGTRLEEQIVIGTPGTVLDWCFKYRLIEVKKIELFVLDEADIMIDTQGFSSQSIRIQRALPKDCQMLLFSATFKETVRAFAMRIISNPIVIKLRKDELTLSNIQQYFFMCRSREEKYRALCNIYGSITIGQAMIFCQTRRSADWLSMEMHQDGHQVAILTAELTVAQRASVIQRFRDGKEKVLIATNVCARGIDVQQVTIVVNFTLPTGQNKQPDFETYLHRIGRTGRFGKKGVAFSMVESQNVELVRMIEEHFRVLSAFTLQIPVRGCWYPSLALAGGEKPAAETFPDCKWLVTHRHREDFHGICKRPSLHRWLFKSRCPFSL from the exons ATGGCGGAGGGGGGAGACAGCGGCCGTTGGCCGGGGCTGGTGGGATCCGGGCTGGGCCCCTCCCGCGGTCCCCGGGGCCTCGTCCCCTTGCCCGCATCTCGCCCCTCTCTCCGCCGCCCCACAtcggccccctccccgccgcgccgccgcgaCCCCGTCGTCTGCCGCCGAT CAGGCCGCGGCAGTGAGAAGGACGAGGAcgaggagggagagggggaggaggaggagagag TGGACTTGGCGGAAGTCTCGCTGCTCAACAAGCTGATCCGCACGTCCCTCGTGGAGTCCAGCCACTCCGTGGAGATCCTGCAGCAGGACCCCAGCTCCCCGCTCTTCTCTGTCAAAAGCTTCGAAGAGCTGCCCCT gaagAAGGAGCTTTTGCAGGGGGTTTACATGATGGGCTTCAACAGACCATCCAAAATCCAGGAGATGGCTCTGCCGATCATGCTGGCATATCC GCCCCAAAATCTGATTGCCCAGAGCCAGTCAGGGAcagggaaaacagcagcttttgtcTTGGCGATGCTGAgcagagttaatgccactgagaAATACCCGCAG TGCCTCTGCTTGGCTCCCACCTACGAGCTGGCCCTGCAGATCGGGTGCGTGATCGAGACCATCGGGAGGTTTTGTGCTGATGTCAAGGTGACGTACGCTGTCCGGGGAAACAGAG TTCGGCAGGGCaccaggctggaggagcagatCGTCATCGGGACGCCGGGGACGGTGCTGGACTGGTGCTTCAAATACAGACTCATAGAGGTGAAGAAGATCGAGTTGTTCGTGCTGGATGAAGCCGACATCATGATTGACACTCAGGGCTTCTCCTCTCAAAGCATACGCATTCAGAG gGCTTTACCCAAGGACTGCCAGATGCTGCTGTTCTCAGCCACCTTCAAGGAAACCGTGCGGGCGTTCGCCATGCGGATAATCTCCAACCCCATCGTGATAAAGCTGCGCAAGGACGAGCTCACCCTGAGCAACATCCAGCAGTACTTCTTCatgtgcaggagcagggaggagaagtACAGAGCCCTCTGCAACATCTACGGCAGCATCACCATCGGCCAGGCAATGATCTTCTGCCAG ACTCGGAGGAGCGCAGACTGGCTGTCGATGGAGATGCACCAAGACGGGCACCAGGTCGCCATCCTGACGGCGGAGCTGACAGTAGCCCAGCGGGCCAGCGTCATCCAGCGCTTCCGCGACGGGAAGGAGAAGGTCCTCATCGCCACCAACGTCTGCGCCAGAG GGATCGACGTGCAGCAGGTCACCATTGTGGTGAACTTCACCCTCCCCACTGGGCAGAACAAGCAGCCGGATTTCGAGACCTACCTCCACCGCATCGGGCGAACGGGACGCTTTGGGAAGAAGGGCGTCGCCTTCAGCATGGTGGAAAGTCAGAACGTGGAGCTCGTGCGGATGATAGAGGAGCATTTCC gCGTTTTATCTGCCTTTACCCTGCAAATCCCGGTCCGGGGGTGCTGGTACCCCAGCTTAGCCCTGGCTGGGGGAGAAAAGCCAGCAGCTGAAACCTTTCCTGACTGCAAATGGCTCGTCACTCACAGACATCGAGAGGATTTCCACGGAATTTGCAAGAGGCCATCACTGCACCGGTGGCTTTTCAAATCCCGGTGCCCATTTTccctgtga
- the LOC141933834 gene encoding uncharacterized protein LOC141933834, which translates to MRWQQESAAAVPNPTGTRTRDTFVPKRFIPALAPISDKTELFIIPRALGASRGSTAAGRPGEGRVPSVGTPWLPKSPRVPPDGPDQPAISVEPFSPEAGGFSAGEREDVVLTCLAPSNPPSRYVWLHNGSQVHTGPTYVLRRKMFQLQTSREDSISEGEIETSSSSLGESPLRWPRGDSPPFLLGDFRSRSCSASHYVAAAGQPKSFIPPRFEPLGRNRRKTDRVAKYFEYKREWEKFRIPGEDQRQELRWGIREQMLCKPELPSKPQHLHVPNAYTVPTEKKRAALRWEVRWDLANGFPPRKNTSS; encoded by the exons ATGAG ATGGCAGCAGGAATCCGCCGCCGCCGTCCCCAATCCCACCGGGACCCGAACGAGGGACACGTTTGTCCCCAAAAGATTTATCCCGGCGCTAGCGCCGATCTCTGACAAAACGGAATTATTTATCATCCCGAGGGCGTTGGGAGCCTCCC GAGGCTCCACAGCAGCAGGTCGCCCCGGGGAGGGCCGCGTCCCCTCCGTGGGGACACCCTGGTTGCCTAAAAGTCCCCGTGTGCCCCCAGACGGCCCCGACCAGCCGGCCATCAGCGTGGAGCCCTTCTCCCCCGAAGCCGGGGGCTTCTCGGCGGGCGAGAGGGAGGACGTGGTGCTGACCTGCCTGGCTCCCTCCAACCCCCCCAGCCGCTACGTCTGGCTCCACAACGGTTCCCAGGTCCACACCGGCCCCACCTACGTCCTGAGGCGGAAAATGTTTCAGCTCCAGACCAGTCGGGAGGACAGCATCTCCGAGGGGGAAATCGAGACGAGCAGCAGCTCCCTCGGTGAATCCCCTCTCCGCTGGCCCCGTGGGGACAGTCCCCCCTTTCTCCTCGGGGATTTCAGGAGCCGGAGCTGCTCCGCTTCTCACTACGTCGCCGCGGCGGGACAACCCAAGTCCTTCATTCCTCCACGGTTTGAGCCGCTGGGTCGTAACCGGAGAAAAACCGACCGAGTGGCcaaatattttgaatataaacGAGAATGGGAGAAATTCCGAATCCCGGGGGAGGATCAACGGCAAGAACTGCGCTGGGGCATCCGGGAACAGATGCTCTGCAAGCCCGAGCTGCCCAGCAAGCCGCAACACCTCCACGTCCCCAACGCTTACACCGTGCCGACCGAAAAAAAGAGAGCTGCCCTGCGCTGGGAGGTGCGCTGGGACCTGGCCAATGGCTTTCCCCCCCGAAAAAACACCTCCTCCTAG